The nucleotide sequence TCATAGACCAAATATTCAATATCTAGTTTTTTTAAAATTTTATTTATTGAGGTATCGTCATATATTTTATGGGAGTCCAAATTGGTTATGTGATCCATTATGATCCCATACCTTTCCACTCTGTTTTTAATTACAGCTATTTTATTTTTATTTTCTTTTAATTTGTTTTTTCTATATAAAAGCGGAAAGGTTGCATTTAGATGAATTCCACGAATATGTTTTTTTAAAGTCGGAGAATTTAAAATCACCTTTTCTATATATTTTTCAATATTTTCAAAATTGTCTATATTTTCATCTGTTAGTGTCAGATGGGATATATCCAGCATGATCCCCTTGTTGGAATAGTTTATCTGATCCAAAAAATCTTTTGTTTCTGCCTCATCCAAAAGATCCATTCCAGGCCACCATAAATTTTCCAGAAGCAGGATAGGCCCATTGTCCATATCTTTAAAAACTTCGTTAAGAAGATCAATTGTATAAGTCAGTACTTTTTTATTTCCATATTTAAAATTATCGCCAAATACTTCATCCAGTCCAACATGGGCCACATGAAAAACCATATATTCCGATCCCATCTTAATGGAGTCCAAAAACTCCTCCCTGTAAAAATCAATCAATCTCTGACGACCCCATCCCCCATAAACTTCTACAGCTTTTTCCAAACTTTCAAATTCCTTTATCAATTCCACCTCATCTTCCAGCCACATATGCAGCCAGGATGGAAAATATAACAGGTGGTGTCCGACGGGTTTCACGATCTCTATATTTTCAGGTTTATAAAATCCCCCTGTCATGGTTTCAATCCCATCTAATTGATGTTCCTGTAAAATTTTATTCAAGCCAATCCATCCATCTCCTATTTGATCAAGATAGTTATCAGATGCTATAAAACTAAGTAATCTTTTCATCCTGATCCCCTTGTGATACATTGTTTTCTTTAAGATATTTTTCTATGGAATTTAAAACATTTCTTTTGTCCAAACTCCATTTAGGTTCCATAAGTGTTTCACGGCTTCCGTCCCCGGTCAGTCTATGGATAACCATATCTTTATCTAAAATTCCGATCCCCTTTGCTATCAGTTCTATATACTCCTCCTTAGTCAGAGTGTGAAATTTTGTCTCTATATACAATTTTTCTAAATTTGTATTCTTAATTATATGTAAAAGATGAAATTTTACTCCCCACACTTTTTCCCTGACTATATGCCTTATGGAAGCTAACATGGTCTCAAAGCTTTCATTTGGAAGACCCAAAATAATATGGGCAACCACTTTTATATCTCTATTGTTTAACTTGCTCATGATATCATCAAATACTTCTAATTTCCACCCTCGATTTATATTCTCGGCTGTTTTTTCATCAGTAGTCTGCAAACCCAATTCTATCCATAAAAAAGTTTTATTGTTCAGTTCCTCCAATAAATCTAAGATCTTGTCATCTATACAATCCGGCCTGGTAGCTATAGCCAGCCCCACTACCCTGGGATGGGAAAGTGCCTCCTCATATATTTTCCTTAAATATTCTAAATCTCCATATGTATTTGTAAAATTCTGAAAATAAGCAATGACGTTTCCATGGGGAAATTTTTTAACGATTAACTCCAGTTGTTCCTCAATTTGATCTGTTATACTTTTTTTTCTGGACCCTGCAAATTCCCCGCTTCCGCTATCGCTGCAAAATATACAGCCTTTTTTACTCAATGTTCCATCTCTGTTGGGACAGGTAAATCCGCCATCCAAAGAAACTTTATATACTTTCTCTCCAAATTTTTCTCTTAAAAAATAATTCAATGAATTATATCTTTTTTCTCCCCATCTCATCTATCCTATCAGCTCCTATTTGTTTATTTTATCATTATACCATGCCTGTTTTTATTCTACAAAATATGGTAAAATTAAAAGCAGATAAAATTTACGAGGTGACAAAGATGAATACAGAAATTTTCCTAATTAGACATGGAGAAACAATTTGGAACACTAAAAAGCTAATACAGGGACAATTAGACAGTCCATTAACGGACAACGGTATCCACCAGTCTAACCTTTTAGCCCAGAGGATAAAAAAAATAGATCCCGATGTAATCTATACCAGTGATTTAAAAAGAGCTGTTGATACAGCAAACATAATAAACCAGCATATAGGTAAAGATATAGTTGAAATTTCTGGTGTCAGAGAAAGACATTGGGGAATATTTCAAGGTGCTGACTGGCCAAAAATTAAGAAGTTTTTTCCCACTCAATATAAATACTATAGAAATGACAGTAAAAATTATATGATTCCAAATGGTGAATCTTATAATCACGTGACTAAAAGAACGATGGAT is from Psychrilyobacter piezotolerans and encodes:
- a CDS encoding TIM barrel protein, which gives rise to MKRLLSFIASDNYLDQIGDGWIGLNKILQEHQLDGIETMTGGFYKPENIEIVKPVGHHLLYFPSWLHMWLEDEVELIKEFESLEKAVEVYGGWGRQRLIDFYREEFLDSIKMGSEYMVFHVAHVGLDEVFGDNFKYGNKKVLTYTIDLLNEVFKDMDNGPILLLENLWWPGMDLLDEAETKDFLDQINYSNKGIMLDISHLTLTDENIDNFENIEKYIEKVILNSPTLKKHIRGIHLNATFPLLYRKNKLKENKNKIAVIKNRVERYGIIMDHITNLDSHKIYDDTSINKILKKLDIEYLVYEFKWKDKKELLENLKIQNKVLLI
- a CDS encoding TIGR01212 family radical SAM protein (This family includes YhcC from E. coli K-12, an uncharacterized radical SAM protein.); the encoded protein is MRWGEKRYNSLNYFLREKFGEKVYKVSLDGGFTCPNRDGTLSKKGCIFCSDSGSGEFAGSRKKSITDQIEEQLELIVKKFPHGNVIAYFQNFTNTYGDLEYLRKIYEEALSHPRVVGLAIATRPDCIDDKILDLLEELNNKTFLWIELGLQTTDEKTAENINRGWKLEVFDDIMSKLNNRDIKVVAHIILGLPNESFETMLASIRHIVREKVWGVKFHLLHIIKNTNLEKLYIETKFHTLTKEEYIELIAKGIGILDKDMVIHRLTGDGSRETLMEPKWSLDKRNVLNSIEKYLKENNVSQGDQDEKIT
- a CDS encoding histidine phosphatase family protein, coding for MNTEIFLIRHGETIWNTKKLIQGQLDSPLTDNGIHQSNLLAQRIKKIDPDVIYTSDLKRAVDTANIINQHIGKDIVEISGVRERHWGIFQGADWPKIKKFFPTQYKYYRNDSKNYMIPNGESYNHVTKRTMDSLIDIIENHKNQKVVVVTHGGVISPLIRDLLSIPYETHKKFIISNTSITKLVYNEFGFSILSLGDIAHLEGEKKVLNEMEAG